The sequence CAGGCAACAGCGGTGACTTTGTCCGGGCTCTGGCCCTGATGGCGGAGAAAAGCGGCTGCTGGATCATTGCCGAAGGCGTGGAAAACGAACAGGAGCTGCACTTCGCCCTGGAGTGCGGGGCGCGTTATGTTCAGGGTTACCTGTTTGCCCGCCCAGAGGAAAACTTCCTGCCCAACGACGCGGTGCAGGCGCAGTTCTCCCAATTGCGTGATCACTACGTCAAGGAGAAGCTGGCCGAACGCGCCCAATTGGCCAAGTTGCGCCGTGAGCTGGCGGTGCTTTTCAGTGAACTGCGTCAGTGGCTGAGCCGTGGCGCCCGCCCGACTGATCTGCCCTCTCCCAAAGCCTACCCCTGGCTGCTGCGCTGCTTCCTGTGCGATGCCCATGGCACCCAGATTTCACCTAACTACGAGTGGACCGGCCAGCAATGGCGTTCAGACCCGCGCTACCTCGACCACAACTGGTCGTGGCGCCCCTACTTCTACCAGATCCTGGCAGAGGCCGGTGAGGACAGCCGAGTCATCCTTTCCAATCGCTATCGCGATGCGACCAGCAACCAGTACTGCCTGACCTCGGGATTGTTTATCGACGACAGCCGACACCTGTTGCTGGTCGATATAGACCTGTCCCGGCTGTAATCGGTTGCAGCGGGAGCACAGATGCTCCCGCCTCCCGGGATCCTTAGCCTTCCAGCCGCTCCAGCGACACCAGCTTTCCATCCTCGGTAAAGCACATGAGGAAGCTGCCAAACACCCCCTCATGGGTCAGAAAACGCCGCAGGTGATGGGCCGGCAGACTAACCCGCCGGCCATCACGACTACGCATCAACACCCGTTCTGCTCGCCCCTGATACCAGGCCAGATAACGCTCGGCGGGCAGTGCCAGATCAACGATCAACTGCTGCATGCGTCCTCAACTGCCATTTGCCGTGCATTCTGAGCCAGATCAAGCAGCTCGCGCATGGCCACAGCCACCATCGGATAATCACCGCTGCCTGCGCTCTTGAGGTCAACCAGCATGGCACGCCAACGCTGTACCAGGGTCTGATTGCGCTCCACCCAGGTTTCGACCAGCTGGCCTACCGGTTGCTTGGCATCAGCTGATTGCAGAGCCGAAACGGTCATGGTCCGAATCTGCCAGTCCAGATCATCCCGGTAGCTTTCACGCGCCAGAGCCTGCCAATGGTTGTCCACCGGCAAGCCGGTGACCTGCTGGGCGAACCACGGCAATTGCAGCTCGCTACCCAAGGAGAAGAACACCTGAGCCACCCGCTCGGTCGGCTGCCCGGTAGCATCAGCCGCCTCAATGATCCCCAGCATGGTATAGAAATGCCCGGTACCGGCCACCAGGCGGGCGATTTCATCCGGCACTCCAGCGTCCACATAGCTGCTGAACTTGGCCTCCCACAAGGCTCGCACCGGGCCTTCGAACAAACTGTCGAACTGCTCAGCCAACGCTGCAATACGCGGGGCAAAATGCTCCACTTCACGGGCCGGATCCAGTGCCCCACGGCGGTTGCGGATAAACCAGCGAGTCGCTCGCCGTCCCAGCCGGGTCAGATCATCCATCAGTTCCATCTGCACCTCGGCTGGCACCTGGTGATCCAGTGCCTCAATGGCTGCGAAGTGCTCCATAAGCCGGAACACATCACGAGCCACCACATAGGCTTTGGCGATATCACTGGGCAAGGCCCCGGTCGACTGCTCCAGCCGGCGCAAGAAGGTAATGCCCATGTGATTGACCAGATTGTTGGCCAACTGGGTGGCAATGATCTCGCGACGCAAACGGTGGTTGCGCAATGCCGAGGCGTACTTGTTGACCAGGGTAGCCGGAAACGCGGTATTCAGCTCACGGGCGACATAGCTGTCCTCTGGCACATCCGAGGCAATCAGCCGCTCCTTGAGGTCGGCCTTGGAATAGGAAATCAGTACCGACAACTCGGCCCGAGTCAGGCCCTTGCCCTGTGCCACGCGCTCAGCCAACTGCTCATCATCGGGAATAAACTCCAACGCCCGGCTGAGCTTGCCGCTGTTTTCCATTTCGGTGATGAAGCGGCGGTATTCACCCATGGTCTGACGAGCCTGACACTGCGCCAGACTGATGGCCTGTGTCTGCTTGTAATTGTTACCCAACACCAGTTCGGCCACCGCGTCGGTCATGCTCGCAAGCAGCTTGTTGCGCTGCTTGCCGGTCATATCCTGGGCGGCCACCACTTCGTTGAGCAAGATCTTGATGTTGACCTCGTGGTCAGAGCAGTCGACCCCGCCGGCATTGTCGATAAAGTCAGTATTGGTTGCGCCGCCGTTGAGGCAGAATTCGACCCGGCCAAGCTGGGTCATGCCCAGGTTGCCGCCCTCACCCACCACCCGGCAGCGTAGCTCACGCCCGTTGACCCGCAGCACGTCATTGGCCTTGTCACCAACATCGGCGTGGGTTTCACTGGCTGCCTTGACGTAGGTGCCGATCCCACCGTTCCAGATCAGGTCCACTGGCGCCTTGAGCAGATTGTGGATCAGCTCAGCCGGCGTCAGCTTGTCAGCCTGAATATCGAACAGGCGTTTCATCTGCGGGGTCAGGCTGATCTGTTTGAGGCTACGGTCGAAAATCCCGCCACCCTCGGAAATCAGCTCGCGGTTGTAGTCAGCCCAACTCGAACGCGGCAGATCGAACAGGCGCTGGCGCTCATCGAAGCTGCGCTCGGCATCCGGGTCCGGATCGATGAAGATATGCTGGTGGTTGAAGGCCGCCACCAGCTTCAGGCTGCGCGACATCAACATGCCATTACCAAACACATCGCCGCCCATGTCGCCAATACCTATGACAGTGAACGGATCCTGCTGCACATTGATGCCCCGCTCACGGAAGTGCCGCTGCACCGAAACCCAGGCACCACGCGCGGTAATCCCCATTTTCTTATGGTCATAACCTGCCGAACCACCAGAGGCGAACGCATCGCCGAGCCAGAAGCCGTAGCCGGCGGCGATTTCATTGGCGATATCGGAGAAGGTAGCAGTGCCCTTATCTGCCGCCACCACCAGATAGGGGTCGTCATCGTCGTGGCGCACCACCTGGACCGGCGGCACCACCTGACCTTCAACCAGGTTGTCAGTCAGATCGAGCAGCCCTTGGATAAACAGCCGGTAACAGGCGATGGCCTCCTGCTGGATCTCATCGCGACTACCGCCTACCGGCAGCCGTCGGGGAACAAAGCCACCTTTGGCTCCCACCGGCACGATAACCGCATTCTTAACCTGCTGAGCCTTGACCAGCCCAAGCACCTCTGTACGGTAATCCTCTTCACGATCCGACCAACGCAAACCGCCTCGAGCGACCTTGCCACCACGCAGATGCACCCCTTCAAAGCGCGGCGAATAGACGAAGATCTCATACATTGGCCGCGGCAACGGCAATTCCGGGATCGCCTGCGGATCGAACTTGAAGCTGATGTAATCCTTGGTCTGGCCGGCGCTGTCGCTCTGGTAGAAATTGGTCCGCAGGGTCGCCTTGATCAGATCCAGATAGCGTCGCAGGATGCGGTCCTCGTTGAGCACCGCCACCTCATCCAGCGCGCCCAGAATCGCCTGTTCCAGGCGCTTCTGCTTGTCGTCAAGCGCCTCGCCCGTAAGCTTGCGAGCCAGATAGAAACGAGTCTTGAACAAGCGCACCAATTCATGGGCAATGGTTGAGTGGCTGGCCAGAGTGTTGGCGATGTAAGGCAACTCGAAGCCCAGACGAATCTGCTTGAGATAGCGGGCATAGGCGCGCAGCAATGCGACATCACGCCAGGGCATGCTGGCCAGCAGGACCAGGCGGTTGAAACCGTCGTTCTCAGCCTGCCCGCTCCAGACACCGATGAAGGCCTCACGGAACAGTTCGTTGACTTCCTGAATGTCCAGACCACCTTCCTGAGCGTAGGTAAACTCGAAATCGTGAATCCAGAAAGACCGGCCATCCTGACGCACGAAGCAGAACGGGAACTCGCCCAGCACCCGCAACCCGAGGTTTTCCAGAATTGGCATCACGTCCGACAGGGGCAGAGGCTCATCCAGATGGTAGAGCTTGCAGTGCAGCACCCCGCTCTTTTGCGCCAGTGGCTGGTAGAAGCTCATGCCCAGGCGCTGCTGATCGTTCAACGCCAGCAGGTGCTGCAGATCGACCACCCCGGTCGCCGGAGTGAAGCGCTCGCTATAGCCAGCTGGAAATCCACCGGAAAATTGACTCATCGCTTCGGTAGCCTTGGCCTCGCCGAGGCTTTCCAACAACCGGTCATTAAAATCATCCTGCCAACTGCGACAGGCGTGAATCACATCCTGTTCGATTTTCACGGGGTCAATATCCAGGGGTTGTTTGGGATCCACACGCAGAATGAACTGAGTGCGCGCCAACACAGATTCGGAAAAACTGGTCCAGAACTCGCATTCGCTGGAGTGCAGACGATCCATCAGTACCTGCTGGATCTTGATGCGAATGTCGGTGGAGTAGATCTCACGCGGGACGAATGCCAGGCAATACCAGAAACGCCCATAGTTACCCTGACGCAGGAAAATCCGGACCTGATTGCGCTCCTGAATCTGTACGATCCCTAGGGCCGTGCTACTCAGCTCCTCTTCGGACATCTGGAACAGGTCGTCACGGGGCATTACCTGCAGGGTCTGATCCAGCTCCTTGCCCAGATGCCCATGCGGGTCAAAGCCTGAAGCCCGCCGCACCGCATCGACCTTGCGTCGCAGGTAGGGAATCCGGTCGACGCTATCGGTGTAGACCCGCGAGGTAAACAACCCCATGAAGCGGTGTTCAACCAATACCTGGCCATATTCGTCCACTTCTCGCACCGACACATAGTCCGGATAGGCCGGCCGGTGAACCCGGCTGAAACGCGAAGCCTTGGCGAAAGACAGCAGCAATGGGGCTTGCAGGTAATCGAGCACCGACTGCGGCAGGTTCTCGATATTGTCATCCAGCGGGCGTAACCGCAGTACGCCCAGACTGCGCTCGCTGCGCACGCCCAAACGGCCCACGGCCAGGCCTTCATGCACAGAGAACTGTTCATAACCCAGGAACGTGAAGTGGTTATCCAGCAACCACTCGAGATAGGCTACCGCTTCATCGCGCTCAACCCGGCTGAAATAATTGGCCTTGCGCCCCTTGAGCAGCTTGATCAGAGCCTGAACTTCAGCCTTCATCGGCTCGAAATCACTTACCGCTGCCCGCACATGGGCTAGCGACTCCTTCAGGCCGGCCTGAACCGCCTTGAGCTCGGAAGCACTGGCACAGCGATCGATCTCAATATACATCACCGATTCGGGATGGCTGTCAGGGGGCGACTCACCAGGCGCGCAGATAGTCAGCAACTCACCCTTGGCATCACGCACCACCTGCATCACGCTGTTTTGCAGAGTATGAATTGAGTAGCCCTGGCGCTTGAGTTCCATGCGCACGGTATCAACCAGAAATGGCGAGTCCTGGTGTACCAGCTCGACAATGGTATGTGTCGATTGCCAGCCGTGCTGCTGGGTATCGGGATTGAACACCCGCAACTTTTCCGCCGCCCCCTTAACGCTCTGGAAAAACCGCCAGAACGACAGGGTACAACCAAGCAGATCGGTGTCATGCCGAAGCAGTAGTTCGTTCAGGGATACGATTCCGAAGAACTGCTCGTTGAAGCGGGCAATGGGTGCCTTGTCTTCCGCTTCTACCAGTGTCAGCAAGCGGTTTCTGAGGATAGACAGGAACTCGTCTTTGCTGCTGGCCAAAATGAATGCCATGATGCCTCCAGTTTGTTATCGGCGGCCGTGTATCCGGCCTTGGCAAATATGAAGCACGACTCAGGACAGAGAGTCACGCGCATGTCGCCTGGTTAACACTATTCGCCGCAAGCATTAGTCTAGACCAGAGTTTTTTCGTTAAAGTGACGTTCCCAATGAGCCAGGAAATCCGTTGATGTCCCACCGCGAACAGTTGCTCCAGCTCAAGACGTTCATGGGCCAGCAGATCTTTGGCCAGGAAGCCCTGATCGATCGCATGCTGATCTGCCTACTGGCCGGAGGCCATGTGCTGGTCGAGGGCGCGCCCGGATTGGCCAAGACCAAGGCTATCAAGGCCCTGTCCGAAGGTATCGAAGCCGACTTTCATCGCATCCAGTTCACCCCTGACCTGCTCCCGGCAGACATCACCGGCACCGAAATCTATCGCCCGGAAACTGCCAGCTTCAGCTTCCAGCAGGGACCGATTTTCCATCACCTGGTACTGGCCGACGAAATCAACCGGGCACCGGCCAAGGTTCAGTCAGCGCTGCTTGAGGCAATGGCCGAGCGCCAGGTCAGTATCGGCCGGGAAACCTACCCGCTGCCCGAGCTGTTCATGGTTATGGCGACCCAGAACCCGATCGAGCAGGAAGGCACCTACCCGCTACCCGAAGCCCAGCTTGACCGCTTCCTTATGCATGTGCGTATCGGTTTCCCTGATGCCGCCCTGGAACGCCAGATTCTGCAACTGGCCCGGGGCGAA is a genomic window of Halopseudomonas phragmitis containing:
- a CDS encoding EAL domain-containing protein, translated to MFNGHPLPYFQPLIDTATGRIAGYEALARLRDEEGNVTSAGPLFTDPSVNPADLLELDRCIRRMALERFRDNPEGFLSLNISPLWVSQLTPDSPLPSLQLLEEVGLPPEQVVFEITELQGNIEQLRDVVKRYREAGIRIAIDDFGAGYSMLDRVLALEPDILKLDIQLFRKAASGTGNSGDFVRALALMAEKSGCWIIAEGVENEQELHFALECGARYVQGYLFARPEENFLPNDAVQAQFSQLRDHYVKEKLAERAQLAKLRRELAVLFSELRQWLSRGARPTDLPSPKAYPWLLRCFLCDAHGTQISPNYEWTGQQWRSDPRYLDHNWSWRPYFYQILAEAGEDSRVILSNRYRDATSNQYCLTSGLFIDDSRHLLLVDIDLSRL
- a CDS encoding DUF2835 domain-containing protein, with translation MQQLIVDLALPAERYLAWYQGRAERVLMRSRDGRRVSLPAHHLRRFLTHEGVFGSFLMCFTEDGKLVSLERLEG
- a CDS encoding AAA family ATPase, whose product is MSHREQLLQLKTFMGQQIFGQEALIDRMLICLLAGGHVLVEGAPGLAKTKAIKALSEGIEADFHRIQFTPDLLPADITGTEIYRPETASFSFQQGPIFHHLVLADEINRAPAKVQSALLEAMAERQVSIGRETYPLPELFMVMATQNPIEQEGTYPLPEAQLDRFLMHVRIGFPDAALERQILQLARGEAQGIEPQIARKISQDSILAARQEVLALFMAEAVEEYLIQLVMATRRPELYSPQLAEWLQMGASPRGTIALDRCARAHAWLAGRDFVSPEDVQAVVHDVLRHRLILSFEAEAAGIDADRAIALLMESVAVV
- a CDS encoding NAD-glutamate dehydrogenase, which produces MAFILASSKDEFLSILRNRLLTLVEAEDKAPIARFNEQFFGIVSLNELLLRHDTDLLGCTLSFWRFFQSVKGAAEKLRVFNPDTQQHGWQSTHTIVELVHQDSPFLVDTVRMELKRQGYSIHTLQNSVMQVVRDAKGELLTICAPGESPPDSHPESVMYIEIDRCASASELKAVQAGLKESLAHVRAAVSDFEPMKAEVQALIKLLKGRKANYFSRVERDEAVAYLEWLLDNHFTFLGYEQFSVHEGLAVGRLGVRSERSLGVLRLRPLDDNIENLPQSVLDYLQAPLLLSFAKASRFSRVHRPAYPDYVSVREVDEYGQVLVEHRFMGLFTSRVYTDSVDRIPYLRRKVDAVRRASGFDPHGHLGKELDQTLQVMPRDDLFQMSEEELSSTALGIVQIQERNQVRIFLRQGNYGRFWYCLAFVPREIYSTDIRIKIQQVLMDRLHSSECEFWTSFSESVLARTQFILRVDPKQPLDIDPVKIEQDVIHACRSWQDDFNDRLLESLGEAKATEAMSQFSGGFPAGYSERFTPATGVVDLQHLLALNDQQRLGMSFYQPLAQKSGVLHCKLYHLDEPLPLSDVMPILENLGLRVLGEFPFCFVRQDGRSFWIHDFEFTYAQEGGLDIQEVNELFREAFIGVWSGQAENDGFNRLVLLASMPWRDVALLRAYARYLKQIRLGFELPYIANTLASHSTIAHELVRLFKTRFYLARKLTGEALDDKQKRLEQAILGALDEVAVLNEDRILRRYLDLIKATLRTNFYQSDSAGQTKDYISFKFDPQAIPELPLPRPMYEIFVYSPRFEGVHLRGGKVARGGLRWSDREEDYRTEVLGLVKAQQVKNAVIVPVGAKGGFVPRRLPVGGSRDEIQQEAIACYRLFIQGLLDLTDNLVEGQVVPPVQVVRHDDDDPYLVVAADKGTATFSDIANEIAAGYGFWLGDAFASGGSAGYDHKKMGITARGAWVSVQRHFRERGINVQQDPFTVIGIGDMGGDVFGNGMLMSRSLKLVAAFNHQHIFIDPDPDAERSFDERQRLFDLPRSSWADYNRELISEGGGIFDRSLKQISLTPQMKRLFDIQADKLTPAELIHNLLKAPVDLIWNGGIGTYVKAASETHADVGDKANDVLRVNGRELRCRVVGEGGNLGMTQLGRVEFCLNGGATNTDFIDNAGGVDCSDHEVNIKILLNEVVAAQDMTGKQRNKLLASMTDAVAELVLGNNYKQTQAISLAQCQARQTMGEYRRFITEMENSGKLSRALEFIPDDEQLAERVAQGKGLTRAELSVLISYSKADLKERLIASDVPEDSYVARELNTAFPATLVNKYASALRNHRLRREIIATQLANNLVNHMGITFLRRLEQSTGALPSDIAKAYVVARDVFRLMEHFAAIEALDHQVPAEVQMELMDDLTRLGRRATRWFIRNRRGALDPAREVEHFAPRIAALAEQFDSLFEGPVRALWEAKFSSYVDAGVPDEIARLVAGTGHFYTMLGIIEAADATGQPTERVAQVFFSLGSELQLPWFAQQVTGLPVDNHWQALARESYRDDLDWQIRTMTVSALQSADAKQPVGQLVETWVERNQTLVQRWRAMLVDLKSAGSGDYPMVAVAMRELLDLAQNARQMAVEDACSS